In Alteromonas naphthalenivorans, one DNA window encodes the following:
- a CDS encoding anhydro-N-acetylmuramic acid kinase: MAKYIGLMSGTSMDGVDAVLCDITGDNCQTLHAVSISYPENLLSLLHSLCTPSTNELNAMATADRLVAESFARAVNVLLSETQLSSSDITAIGSHGQTIRHFPQGIELPHDVEQKGFTCQIGDPNTLAVLTGIDVIADFRRKDIALGGQGAPLVPAYHNAIFAHDTNPRVLVNIGGIANISVLAAKRDAIAPLGYDTGPGNTLMDGWIKQHLNQPYDDKGQWASTGVVSNDLLARLRADNYFHHTAPKSTGREYFNLAWLTSYLNGIASSQASTLAPQDVQATLLALTATSIADEINKQKMPKGAQVIVCGGGAFNPMLMQRIANLLPSYQVSDSHSINIHPQHVEGAAFAWLAFAHNNNIPGNVPAVTGASREAVLGIFCPAN, translated from the coding sequence GGCAAAGTATATTGGCCTTATGTCAGGAACTAGCATGGACGGCGTTGATGCCGTCCTTTGCGATATCACTGGCGATAACTGCCAAACTTTACATGCGGTCTCTATTTCCTACCCTGAGAACCTGCTTTCTTTACTTCATTCACTTTGCACCCCCTCTACTAACGAGCTAAATGCGATGGCAACCGCCGACAGGTTGGTGGCCGAAAGCTTTGCACGTGCCGTAAACGTGTTGCTATCAGAGACTCAGCTTTCATCAAGCGATATCACCGCAATTGGCTCTCATGGACAAACCATTAGGCACTTTCCGCAGGGAATTGAACTTCCACATGACGTTGAGCAAAAAGGTTTTACGTGTCAGATTGGCGACCCTAATACTCTTGCCGTGTTAACAGGTATTGATGTTATTGCTGACTTTAGGCGCAAAGATATTGCTCTTGGCGGTCAAGGTGCGCCCTTAGTTCCTGCTTACCATAATGCTATTTTCGCTCATGACACCAACCCCAGAGTGTTGGTTAACATTGGCGGTATTGCGAACATTTCAGTATTAGCAGCAAAACGAGATGCTATTGCCCCTCTTGGCTATGATACTGGCCCAGGCAATACCTTAATGGATGGATGGATTAAGCAGCATTTGAACCAACCCTATGATGACAAAGGGCAATGGGCTAGTACCGGTGTAGTAAGTAATGACCTATTAGCAAGACTGCGAGCAGATAACTATTTTCATCACACGGCGCCTAAAAGTACCGGCAGAGAGTATTTCAATTTAGCATGGTTAACGTCTTACCTTAATGGGATCGCAAGTTCACAAGCCAGCACACTCGCCCCTCAAGATGTGCAAGCGACGTTATTAGCGCTAACAGCAACCAGTATTGCTGATGAAATTAACAAGCAAAAAATGCCCAAGGGAGCACAAGTCATCGTTTGTGGGGGTGGAGCCTTTAACCCTATGCTGATGCAACGCATAGCCAACTTACTGCCAAGTTATCAAGTGAGTGACAGCCACAGTATCAATATTCACCCCCAACACGTTGAAGGGGCTGCATTCGCGTGGCTAGCTTTTGCACACAACAATAATATTCCAGGCAACGTACCTGCTGTTACCGGCGCTTCGCGAGAGGCTGTATTGGGTATTTTTTGCCCTGCAAACTAA